One Lujinxingia sediminis DNA window includes the following coding sequences:
- a CDS encoding fumarylacetoacetate hydrolase family protein: MPRHERCTRLVRIAHPAGRRPVYARCDGEHFVTLAGDVAELHQAILEGRPLSEDGARIRKDRAQLLAPACPTKVVCVGLNYRAHAEEMGKAIPQEPLIFLKPSTAVIGPDEAIELPAASEEVHHEGELAMIVGERLKGVSAEDAMRGIFGFTCATDVTARDIQRRESRYTRAKGFDTFAPLGPAVALTADFIPAEHTLTCRVDGEVRQQTRLNDFIFGLPEVVAFISSVMTLLPGDVILTGTPAGVGPITEGQSVEVTIDGIGTLHNPVRRAP, from the coding sequence ATGCCACGACACGAACGTTGTACCCGGCTGGTGCGCATCGCGCATCCAGCCGGGCGTCGCCCTGTTTACGCCCGCTGCGATGGCGAGCACTTCGTCACCCTCGCCGGAGATGTCGCCGAGCTGCATCAGGCCATCCTGGAGGGCCGTCCCCTCTCGGAAGACGGCGCGCGCATCCGCAAAGATCGCGCCCAGCTGCTCGCCCCGGCCTGCCCCACCAAGGTGGTCTGCGTCGGGCTGAACTACCGGGCCCACGCCGAGGAGATGGGCAAAGCCATCCCTCAAGAACCCCTGATCTTTCTCAAGCCCTCCACCGCCGTCATCGGCCCCGATGAAGCCATTGAGCTCCCGGCTGCCTCCGAGGAGGTCCATCACGAGGGCGAGCTCGCGATGATCGTCGGCGAGCGCCTCAAAGGGGTGAGCGCCGAGGATGCGATGCGGGGGATCTTTGGGTTTACGTGCGCCACCGACGTGACCGCGCGCGACATCCAGCGCCGCGAGTCGCGCTACACCCGCGCCAAGGGATTTGACACCTTCGCCCCCCTGGGCCCGGCCGTCGCGCTCACCGCCGACTTTATCCCGGCCGAGCACACCCTGACCTGCCGCGTCGATGGCGAGGTGCGCCAGCAGACGCGTCTCAACGACTTTATCTTCGGGCTTCCCGAGGTCGTCGCCTTCATCTCCAGCGTGATGACGCTCCTGCCCGGCGACGTCATCCTCACCGGCACACCCGCCGGCGTCGGGCCCATCACCGAGGGCCAGAGCGTGGAGGTGACCATCGACGGCATCGGCACCCTTCATAACCCGGTACGCCGCGCCCCATAG
- a CDS encoding DNA gyrase C-terminal beta-propeller domain-containing protein, which yields MVEKEAVVKALVEAAKEAAADEERGMPAEVRAQAQEVFGEVEGALWAALVEAVGGKRRGAKSEPTQVERVVGEAFEHPLYVETSQGMLYAMHGPDLEVGEGPEYIESPEGIGEVVDVTWVGEGDALYIFSNEGRFYGVDPRMVPLWDRRGEGRTIRDVLRLSGEEQARFLVPRRQIATGRVVHVTTQGKGKASDGGEFDKGEGLDRSGREAFLLNEGDEAVAVMAVGRGATIFCASAQGQGIHFEASELRSMGRKAVGVNLMKLGGEDDAVISAFEGTRVRQLAVVTAEGLGKRVEFGEFRTQGRGGAGMQVLRLNPGDRVVGVVACNPGEDLGLILSSGRVWRLPAAEFSLMGRSAKGSRVVELEDGEEVLGLVALPCGG from the coding sequence ATGGTTGAAAAAGAGGCGGTGGTCAAAGCGTTGGTGGAGGCCGCGAAAGAGGCAGCGGCGGACGAAGAGCGTGGGATGCCCGCGGAGGTGAGGGCTCAGGCGCAGGAGGTGTTCGGGGAGGTGGAGGGAGCGCTCTGGGCGGCGCTTGTGGAGGCCGTGGGGGGCAAAAGGCGCGGGGCAAAGAGCGAGCCCACGCAGGTGGAGCGGGTGGTGGGAGAGGCGTTTGAGCATCCGCTTTATGTGGAGACGAGCCAGGGGATGCTCTACGCGATGCACGGGCCGGATCTGGAGGTGGGGGAGGGGCCGGAGTACATCGAGAGCCCGGAGGGCATTGGTGAGGTGGTGGATGTGACGTGGGTGGGGGAGGGCGATGCGCTCTATATCTTCAGCAATGAGGGGAGGTTTTACGGGGTGGACCCGCGGATGGTTCCGCTGTGGGACCGCCGGGGGGAGGGGCGCACGATTCGCGATGTGTTGAGGTTATCGGGGGAGGAACAGGCGCGTTTTCTGGTGCCGCGGCGCCAGATTGCGACCGGGCGCGTGGTGCATGTGACGACTCAGGGTAAGGGCAAGGCCAGTGATGGGGGGGAGTTTGATAAGGGCGAGGGCCTGGACCGCTCGGGGCGTGAGGCGTTTTTGCTCAATGAGGGGGATGAGGCTGTGGCGGTGATGGCGGTCGGAAGAGGGGCGACGATCTTTTGTGCGTCGGCTCAGGGGCAGGGCATTCATTTTGAGGCTTCCGAGCTGCGCTCGATGGGGCGAAAGGCCGTGGGGGTTAACCTGATGAAGTTGGGCGGTGAGGACGACGCCGTCATCAGCGCGTTTGAGGGCACGCGGGTGCGGCAGCTGGCGGTGGTCACCGCCGAGGGGCTGGGCAAGCGTGTGGAGTTCGGGGAGTTTCGCACCCAGGGGCGTGGCGGGGCGGGGATGCAGGTGCTGCGCTTGAACCCGGGGGATCGGGTGGTGGGTGTGGTGGCGTGCAACCCGGGCGAAGATCTGGGGCTGATCTTGAGCAGCGGTCGGGTGTGGCGTTTGCCGGCGGCGGAGTTTTCGCTGATGGGCCGCTCGGCCAAGGGAAGCCGCGTCGTAGAGCTTGAGGATGGGGAGGAGGTGCTGGGCCTTGTGGCGCTACCCTGCGGGGGCTGA